A window of Natrinema salifodinae contains these coding sequences:
- a CDS encoding alpha/beta fold hydrolase, with amino-acid sequence MPVASNGSVSLYYDRTGEGDSVVFVPEAGLGGWLWGWQHAAVAGPHEAVVWDLRGTGRSDAPDGPYALETLVADLEAVLSECEITDAHLVGCGLGGAIALAAARTSSRLASLTLFGTAAEGAAFDLDPLFASPNDPDALRESLEAGFSDDFIDAQPDVVDGIVDWRADGDADRAGWEAQTAALEGFDATDWLVEVTQPTRVFHGGADGLVAPSAGRDLARGLPRGEFVEIEDTGHLCFIERSRTINDRLLGFLEDRTEDDE; translated from the coding sequence ATGCCCGTTGCGTCGAACGGATCCGTCTCGCTGTACTACGACCGCACCGGCGAGGGCGACTCAGTGGTCTTCGTCCCCGAAGCCGGCCTCGGCGGCTGGCTGTGGGGCTGGCAACACGCTGCCGTCGCCGGTCCCCACGAGGCCGTCGTCTGGGATCTCCGGGGGACCGGCCGCTCCGACGCGCCCGACGGTCCCTACGCCCTCGAGACGCTCGTCGCCGACCTCGAGGCGGTCCTCTCCGAGTGTGAGATCACCGACGCTCACCTCGTCGGCTGCGGGCTCGGCGGCGCGATCGCGCTCGCGGCGGCCCGGACGTCGAGCCGCCTGGCGTCGCTGACGCTGTTCGGCACCGCGGCCGAGGGCGCCGCGTTCGACCTCGACCCCCTCTTCGCGTCCCCGAACGATCCGGACGCGCTCCGAGAATCGCTCGAAGCCGGGTTCTCCGACGACTTCATCGACGCCCAGCCCGACGTCGTCGACGGCATCGTCGACTGGCGCGCCGACGGCGACGCCGACCGAGCGGGCTGGGAGGCACAGACAGCCGCGCTCGAGGGCTTCGACGCGACCGACTGGCTGGTCGAGGTCACCCAACCGACGCGGGTGTTCCACGGCGGCGCGGACGGCCTGGTCGCCCCGTCGGCCGGTCGGGACCTGGCACGGGGACTTCCCCGCGGGGAGTTCGTCGAGATCGAGGACACCGGCCATCTCTGCTTCATCGAGCGTTCCAGAACGATCAACGATCGGTTGCTCGGATTCCTCGAGGACCGTACCGAGGACGACGAGTGA